A genome region from Gardnerella vaginalis includes the following:
- the pgi gene encoding glucose-6-phosphate isomerase: MAINPPVDAVKTPEWAALQKHYDELQSEGVSLKKWFAQDANRVDKLSFEAGDLHFDLSKNLIKPETLKLFADLAKAVKLDERTKAMYTGVHINNTEDRAVLHTALRRPAEDAGKFMVDGQDTVADVREVLGRIYDFANKVRSGAWKGVTGKNIKTVVNIGIGGSDLGPVMVYEALKPYADAGISARYVSNIDPNDMAEKTKDLDPETTLFIIVSKTFTTLETLTNARTARTWLLNKLQESGAIDGSDAKKAEAVAKHFVAVSTNLEKVEEFGINPTNAFGFWNWVGGRYSVDSAVGTSLAVVLGPERFEEFLKGFHAIDTYFAETPFEKNVVVLLGMLNVWYRNFYKVASHAVLPYDQYLHRFPAYLQQLTMESNGKSVRWDGTPVTSETGEIFWGEPGTNGQHAFYQLIHQGTQLIPADFIAFVNTPNPTKDGDQDVHELFLGNYLAQTKALAFGKTADEVRAEGTPEEIVPARVFSGNRPTTSIFGEALTPFSLGELIALYEHITFVEGTVWGLDSYDQWGVELGKQLAKQITPAISKDDDALEAQDASTQSLISFYRAHRK, from the coding sequence AAGCTGGAGACCTCCACTTCGATCTTTCTAAGAATTTGATTAAGCCAGAGACGCTTAAGCTTTTCGCCGACCTTGCAAAGGCTGTTAAGCTCGATGAGCGCACTAAGGCGATGTACACTGGCGTGCACATTAACAACACTGAAGACCGTGCAGTATTGCACACTGCTTTGCGTCGTCCAGCCGAAGACGCTGGCAAGTTCATGGTAGACGGTCAAGATACCGTTGCCGACGTTCGTGAAGTATTAGGTCGCATTTACGATTTTGCAAACAAGGTTCGCTCCGGCGCTTGGAAGGGCGTTACTGGCAAGAACATCAAGACCGTTGTAAACATTGGTATCGGCGGTTCCGACCTTGGTCCAGTCATGGTTTACGAAGCCTTGAAGCCATACGCTGACGCTGGTATTAGCGCTCGCTACGTTTCCAACATTGATCCAAACGATATGGCAGAAAAGACCAAGGATTTGGATCCAGAAACCACGCTTTTCATCATTGTTTCCAAGACCTTCACCACTTTGGAAACCTTGACCAACGCTCGTACAGCTCGTACCTGGTTGCTTAACAAGCTTCAGGAGAGCGGTGCTATTGACGGCAGCGACGCAAAGAAGGCTGAAGCTGTTGCTAAGCACTTCGTGGCTGTTTCCACCAACCTCGAAAAGGTTGAAGAGTTCGGCATCAACCCAACCAACGCTTTCGGATTCTGGAACTGGGTTGGCGGCCGCTACTCCGTAGATTCCGCCGTTGGTACTTCTTTGGCTGTAGTTCTCGGACCAGAGCGCTTCGAAGAGTTCTTGAAGGGCTTCCACGCAATCGATACTTACTTTGCTGAAACCCCATTCGAGAAGAATGTTGTTGTGCTTCTCGGCATGCTCAACGTTTGGTACCGCAACTTCTACAAGGTTGCTTCCCACGCTGTTCTTCCATACGATCAGTACTTGCACCGCTTCCCAGCTTATTTGCAGCAGCTCACCATGGAATCCAACGGTAAGTCTGTGCGCTGGGATGGCACTCCTGTAACAAGCGAAACCGGCGAAATCTTCTGGGGCGAGCCAGGCACCAACGGCCAGCACGCTTTCTACCAGTTGATTCACCAGGGCACTCAGCTCATTCCAGCTGATTTCATTGCTTTCGTGAACACGCCAAATCCTACTAAGGATGGCGATCAGGATGTGCACGAGCTCTTCTTGGGCAACTATCTTGCACAGACCAAGGCTCTTGCTTTCGGCAAGACTGCTGACGAAGTTCGCGCTGAAGGCACTCCAGAAGAGATCGTTCCAGCTCGCGTATTTAGCGGCAACCGTCCAACCACGTCCATCTTCGGCGAAGCTTTGACCCCATTTAGCTTGGGCGAGTTGATCGCTCTCTACGAGCACATCACCTTCGTTGAAGGTACTGTTTGGGGATTGGATTCCTATGACCAGTGGGGTGTGGAGCTTGGCAAGCAGCTTGCAAAGCAGATTACTCCTGCAATCTCTAAGGATGACGATGCTTTGGAAGCTCAGGATGCTTCTACCCAGAGCTTGATTAGCTTCTACCGCGCTCATCGCAAGTAG